The Acidobacteriota bacterium genome includes the window GGCGAGCTCGCGTCCGCCCATCCCGGGCATCAGGAGATCCGTGACGAGGAGATCGACTCCCGAGCCGCAGGCCGCGGCCGTCTCGATCGCCTCGGCCGCGCCGGCCGCCTCGAGGACGTGGTATCCGCGCTCCTCGAGGACGAGCCGCAGGATCTCGCGGACGCCCGGCTCGTCGTCGACGACGAGAATCGTCTCGCCGCGCGGTGCGCCGTCCCGCTCGCCCATGGAGAGAAGGGTAGTCCACGTGTCAATAGCGCCGTTTGGGAGCGATTCATTGGGAACAGGATGTCCCGCAATGTCCCATGCGGATCAGGGACGGCCGGCGGGGCGGGCGAACCAGGCGCGGGCCGCGGCGACGTCCACCTCGATCTGGGCCTTGAGGGCGTCGGGGGAGTCGAAGCGCCGCTCCT containing:
- a CDS encoding response regulator, with protein sequence MGERDGAPRGETILVVDDEPGVREILRLVLEERGYHVLEAAGAAEAIETAAACGSGVDLLVTDLLMPGMGGRELADRLRVLSPALKILFVTGHAPERLAPDPALPAAGVIEKPFSLSLLTGRIRTLLDE